The Vreelandella piezotolerans genomic interval CTGCGCGGTGAAGCAGCGAGAATACCTCAAATAATGATCACGTTACCGTCCTGCGAGGATAAACCATGAGCAGCCAAGAGCATCCGCTAGGTATTAGCTTCGAATTCTTTCCGCCCAACACCGATGCTGGCCGGGAGAAGCTAATTCATGTACGCGATGAGTTGGCCGCACGTCATCCGCGTTTCTTCTCGGTGACCTACGGTGCAGGGGGCTCCACCCAGGCGCGCACGAGAGATATCGTCCGGACCGTCAGCCAAAGCGGCATTACCACGGCTCCGCATCTCTCCTGTATTGGCAGCGAGAAAGCCCAGCTTCGTGATTTGCTTGCCAAGTACCGCGAAGAAGGGGTCGATAGCCTCGTAGCGCTGCGCGGTGACATGCCTTCTGGTATGGGCAGTATCGGCGAGCTGCGCTACGCCAACGAGCTAGTGGAATTCATTCGTGAGGAGACGGGGGATCACTTCGATATCGCCGTCGCAGCCTATCCGGAATCTCATCCACAGGCGCCTAACCTCGACAAGGATGTGGAAAACTTCGCCCGTAAAATGAAGGCGGGCGCCAATATGGCGATCACCCAGTACTTCTTTACCGCCGATGCTTACTTCCACTTCGTCGATAAAGCGCGGGCGCTGGGCGTCGAGCAGCCGATCATTCCCGGCATCATGCCGATTACTAATTACACCAAGTTGGCGCGCTTCTCCGACGCTTGCGGTGCCGAAATCCCTCGCTGGATCCGTAAGCAGTTGGAAGCCTATGGCGATGACAGCGATGCGATTGCCGCCTTCGGCACCGATGTGGTGACGCGCCTGTGCGAACGCCTGCTTGACGGCGGTGCGCCAGGCCTACACTTCTACACGCTGAACCAAGCGGCACCGGTGCTTAAAGTGGTGGACAATCTGCGCTAGCGCGCCCGTATGCCTCCAAAGCC includes:
- the metF gene encoding methylenetetrahydrofolate reductase [NAD(P)H], with the translated sequence MSSQEHPLGISFEFFPPNTDAGREKLIHVRDELAARHPRFFSVTYGAGGSTQARTRDIVRTVSQSGITTAPHLSCIGSEKAQLRDLLAKYREEGVDSLVALRGDMPSGMGSIGELRYANELVEFIREETGDHFDIAVAAYPESHPQAPNLDKDVENFARKMKAGANMAITQYFFTADAYFHFVDKARALGVEQPIIPGIMPITNYTKLARFSDACGAEIPRWIRKQLEAYGDDSDAIAAFGTDVVTRLCERLLDGGAPGLHFYTLNQAAPVLKVVDNLR